ACCCACAGCTCGACCTCGGCGGTCTCACCCCGGGCCGCCGCGCAGGCGGCCGGTGACAGCAGGTCCCAGCGCACGTAGATGCGGTCGGTGGCCTCGCCGGTGTTGATGCCGTCGTTCATCTCGCCGTAGAAGTCCGGCAGGTAGGCGGCCGCCGTCGCGCCGAGCTTGTGCAGGTTCACGTGCGCGTTGCGGCGCACCAGCGGGTCGAAGGTCCAGCACACCTCACCGACCCCTCGCGCCAGGGCCCAGGCCCGCTGGTGCTGCTTGAGGGCGAAGCCCACGCCGCGGCTCTGCCGCGCCGGGTCCACGCCGGCGATGTGCGAGTGCAGATGACCCACGCCGAAGAAGCCCACCGCCGTGCCGATGAGGACATCGTCGCGGTACGCGCCGACGACGTAGTTGCCGGAGTGCTCCAGCGCGCGCATCATCCCGCTGTTGATTAGCTGGTCGGGCGAGTCCGCCCGCCAGATCCGGCACAGCAGTTCCGCGGCGGCATGCTGCTCGGCCACGGTGACCAGCTCCCGCATGCGTATGTCCAGCCGCTCGGCGGCCGCGGTGGCCAGCGCCTCCGCCTCCTCGACCGCGTCGAGGGTGATCTGCTCCGTCACGTCGACCCACTCTCTGCCCGCCGGCCGCGCACCGCTGCCACCTCCACCGTAAGCACGGGGCGCAGCTTCGGAACCGGCCGTTGCAGCAGAACCGTACGGGTCGGCGGATCGCGCCTTCATCGTCGCGGCCGACGAAACCCACCCACCGCGGTCATCGGCGCGAACATGCCCGTCAGCCGGCCTCGCTGACGGCGATGGCGAGGGTGACGGCCGAGTCGAGCGTCTTCGGGTTGAGCACGCCCTCGGGGAGCTCGTCGGGCCAGCCGGGGCCGGCCGCGGCGACCACGGGCGGCCGCTGCGGCATCGCGAGCAGCTCGCGCAGGGTCGCCACATCGGCCGTGCCGGCCGTGTGCGACCAGATCACCGCGATGGCCGGGCCGGTACGCCGCACCGCGTCGAGCAGGGCACGCGGCGGCACCCTGGCCCCCAGCAGCCGCGCGGCGACCCCGCGTTCGGCCAGCGCGGCGGCCAGCGCCTCCAGCGGCAGGCTGTGCTGCTCCTCGTCGGCGCAGGCCAGCAGCACGGGCACGGGCGAGCCGGGCGCGGGGCGGGGCACCCCACCGAGCACCTCGCTGACACACCGCGACACCAGGTGCTCGACCTCGACCAGGCGCTGCGTGGCGGCGTGCCGGGCACCGATCCCGGCGAGCACCGGCACCAGCAGGTCCTGCCAGGCCGCCGCCACCCCGTGCTGGGCCACCGCGTCGTGCACCAGGTGGCGTACGGTCAGCGCGTCCAGCCGCATCGCGGCCCGGGCCAGGCCGCGGGCCTGGGCGCCGGCGCGGCCCACGGCCACGGTGTGCCCGCCCCCGGCGCGGGCCGCCGGGCGCTCCTCGCCCAGCTCGGCGATGCCGTCGTCGGTGGCCGAGCGGGCGATGCGCGCGGCCTCGGCAGCCGGCACACCCTGCGCGGTGAGCCGCTGCATCGTCTCCAGCCGGCGCAGGTCGGCCGCGTCGTAGCGGCGGTGGTGGCCGGGGTCGTGCGCGCTGGGCCCGAGCCCGTACCGCTGATGCCAGGTGCGCAGCGTGGTCACGGCGATGCCGAGCCGCCGGGCGACGGCACCCGCACTCAGACCCTCGTCGTCGTCTGCCACGCCGAGAGCGTACCGCAGGGTACAGTTGCGTTGATTGTTGCATCGTTATCTGCGCTGGTGATGACCATGAAAACCGCCGTGCTGCTGCTCACCCGGGACCTGCGCGTGCACGACCAGCCCGCGCTCGCGGGCGCGTGCGCGAACGCCGAACACGTGGTGCCGCTGTTCGTCGCCGACCGGAGCCTGGACGTGCCCGCCAACCGGCGCCGTTTCCTGCTGGAGAGCCTGGGTGACCTGCGCGAGGCGCTGCGCCGTCGCGGCGGTGACCTGCTCGTGCGCTCCGGCGACCCGGTCGCCGAGACCATCCGGGTGGCCCGCGCGGTCGGCGCCGACGGCGTGGCGGTGACCGCGGACGTCTCCGCGTACGCGCTGCGCCGCCAGGAGCGCCTCACCCGCGCCTGCGAGCGGGAGCGGCTCGCGCTCAAGCTGTTCCCGGGGGTGACCGTGGTCCCGCCCGGCGCGGTCACGCCCTCGACCGGCGGCGACCACTACAGGGTGTTCACGCCGTACTGGCGCGCCTGGCAGTCCCAGCGCTGGCGCGGCACCGTGGCCACGCCGCGGCGGATCCCCCTGCCCGAGGGCGTCACCGGCGACGATCCGCGCAAGGTGCTCGGGGACGCGCCCGGCGAGTCGCCGAGCCTGATGCCCGGCGGCGAGACCGAGGCGCGGCGCCGGCTGAAGGCCTGGCTGCCGCACGCCGCCGCCTACCCCGACCGGCACGACGACCTGCCTGGCGACGCAACCTCCCGGCTGAGCCCGTACCTGCACTTCGGCAACCTGTCCCCGCTGGCGCTGGCGGTCACGGACGGCCTGCCCGACGCCTACCTGCGGCAGCTGTGCTGGCGGGACTTCTACCACCAGGTGCTGGCCGCGTTCCCGAAGCTCGGCTCCCAGGCCTACCGGCCGGGCGCGGAGGAGCGCTGGAAGGACGATCCGGTGGCGTTGCAGGCGTGGCAGGCCGGGCAGACCGGAGTGCCGCTGGTGGACGCGGGCATGCGGCAGCTGGCCGCCGAGGGCTGGATGCACAACCGGGCCCGGCTGGTCACCGCGTCGTACCTGACCAAGACCCTCGGCCTGGACTGGCGCGACGGTGCGGCCTGGTTCGCCCGGCTGCTCATCGACGCCGACGTGGCCAACAACAACGGCAACTGGCAGTGGGTCGCCGGGACCGGCAACGACACCAAGCCGTACCGGCGATTCAGCCCGCAGCGCCAGACCGAGCGCTTCGACCCGGACGGCGAGTACATCCGCCGCTGGACCTGAGCCGGAACCGGTTCCGTCACCGCTACGAGCCCTCCCATCTGCACTTATACGAACACCGTGGTGCCTGGACGACCTCGCAGTCCCGCCGCCGCAGCTGCCATACGAGATCTGAACTGCGATTAGGCGCCTTCACACAAGATCGCTGGATGCGTGATCACGCATCCAGCGATCCGGTGGGAGGACTCGCCGATGCCGCCCACCGCGACGGCATCGACCGATAATGCGTCGTTCTCTGCATCGATTCTGCCGGACGAGGCACACTGGTGTCCTCGGTTTGGCAGAAGACCGGCGGAGCGTCCGGGCACGAACTCCGCAGAGGGCGATGCAAGGAGTGAACATGCGCAGGCCCGCTTTGCAGGTGCGCAACGCCGCAGAGCACCCGCGCGCGCTCGTCGTCGTGCTGCACGGCGGCGCCGCCGACGGGCACGGCCGCGCCCACCGCGGGCGCCCGGCGTACCTGCGCATGCTGCCGTTCCTGCGCACACCGCCCGCGGACGCCGCGGTATGGGTGCTGCGGTACCGGTATCGAGGCTGGAACGGCGGCGCCGCCGACCCGGTCCGGGACCTGGCCTGGGCACTGGACGAGGCCGCCCGCCGCCACCACCCCGGCCTCCCGGTGATCCTCGTCGGGCACTCGATGGGCGGCCGCACCGCACTGTGGGGCGCCGGCGCGCC
The Catellatospora sp. IY07-71 DNA segment above includes these coding regions:
- a CDS encoding GNAT family N-acetyltransferase, coding for MTEQITLDAVEEAEALATAAAERLDIRMRELVTVAEQHAAAELLCRIWRADSPDQLINSGMMRALEHSGNYVVGAYRDDVLIGTAVGFFGVGHLHSHIAGVDPARQSRGVGFALKQHQRAWALARGVGEVCWTFDPLVRRNAHVNLHKLGATAAAYLPDFYGEMNDGINTGEATDRIYVRWDLLSPAACAAARGETAEVELWVQAAAGELLGRTAEDAPRVPDQPPPPDGRPLLVAVPADVEALRRRDRDTARAWRYAVREAICAALEAGYRITGITRDGRYVLEVRS
- a CDS encoding MerR family transcriptional regulator; this encodes MADDDEGLSAGAVARRLGIAVTTLRTWHQRYGLGPSAHDPGHHRRYDAADLRRLETMQRLTAQGVPAAEAARIARSATDDGIAELGEERPAARAGGGHTVAVGRAGAQARGLARAAMRLDALTVRHLVHDAVAQHGVAAAWQDLLVPVLAGIGARHAATQRLVEVEHLVSRCVSEVLGGVPRPAPGSPVPVLLACADEEQHSLPLEALAAALAERGVAARLLGARVPPRALLDAVRRTGPAIAVIWSHTAGTADVATLRELLAMPQRPPVVAAAGPGWPDELPEGVLNPKTLDSAVTLAIAVSEAG
- a CDS encoding deoxyribodipyrimidine photo-lyase, which codes for MKTAVLLLTRDLRVHDQPALAGACANAEHVVPLFVADRSLDVPANRRRFLLESLGDLREALRRRGGDLLVRSGDPVAETIRVARAVGADGVAVTADVSAYALRRQERLTRACERERLALKLFPGVTVVPPGAVTPSTGGDHYRVFTPYWRAWQSQRWRGTVATPRRIPLPEGVTGDDPRKVLGDAPGESPSLMPGGETEARRRLKAWLPHAAAYPDRHDDLPGDATSRLSPYLHFGNLSPLALAVTDGLPDAYLRQLCWRDFYHQVLAAFPKLGSQAYRPGAEERWKDDPVALQAWQAGQTGVPLVDAGMRQLAAEGWMHNRARLVTASYLTKTLGLDWRDGAAWFARLLIDADVANNNGNWQWVAGTGNDTKPYRRFSPQRQTERFDPDGEYIRRWT
- a CDS encoding alpha/beta hydrolase, whose amino-acid sequence is MRRPALQVRNAAEHPRALVVVLHGGAADGHGRAHRGRPAYLRMLPFLRTPPADAAVWVLRYRYRGWNGGAADPVRDLAWALDEAARRHHPGLPVILVGHSMGGRTALWGAGAPQVTAVCALAPWIEPGDPVDQLAGRTVLIAHGDRDRITDPHASRRYADAAARAGAHVTYHEVTGDGHGMLRRARHWHDLVRAFVTAQLPAATPPRTA